A single region of the Chionomys nivalis chromosome 5, mChiNiv1.1, whole genome shotgun sequence genome encodes:
- the Igfn1 gene encoding LOW QUALITY PROTEIN: immunoglobulin-like and fibronectin type III domain-containing protein 1 (The sequence of the model RefSeq protein was modified relative to this genomic sequence to represent the inferred CDS: inserted 2 bases in 1 codon), whose amino-acid sequence MAFDERTYETPAGSESLAASSSWKEGGRSVRRLEAGGPLRTTGSYFFASYLDLQEAKCSGYGSCGVCDRSRTQLAHCGIPAHREAMTGLERGPEVAASGQLWKKAYQLEYGICSVMLGSDISFXAEEQGEAGSMAGKTPKKSSIPGVSIRQLVDEIPEGCSTPDFKQKPVTLALPEGKNAIFRAVVCGEPRPEVHWQSTKGDLHNSSKYRISSAPGGEEHVLQINKLTGEDSDLYRCRAVNAYGEATCSVRLTVIEVGFRKNRKRQKEPQEDLKQELIDFRKMLKKRTPPPAPDKKTESAQVWQLLMTADRKDYEKICMQYGIVDFRGMLRKLQEMKKEQEDRMVQYVHAIANLRHIRVTKEGVATFDLELDLKDFGSKIYLYKDGEMIPYGFDNQTKHCLRRLGKRYHFQIQDLRPEDAGLYQVMVEDAVVFSTELEASTIPPRVVVPLAEARCEEQGDAVFECTLSNPCPNAAWHFQHRTLRLSDRYEISVSPDGLTHRLVVKGASCSDMGLYSLNTGLHASSAWLVVEGGMEKGPQTTDTDHHRLQTPDALASEAEDSGGISDKGGQCRELGSLKETSGAQLTAGPDRGAFDKQGCFSVGGEGLANSAWGPGQNTKGFLGKDPGRVAFPGDSQSHREGDCGRCPPGRGGDTESGMGFVERQQDHGRSDKGNGRWVTAGGWEAGSSHPQAGRLESNREGSKPREGSGSELDSYGQGQLRDPHVGAGAGQRVLWGSHSDAEGFPLKKEGAKMWGDHMDEMEGRGYLSREREAEAGWTSGACLGDVRSRSRPGSSCDPEFPRGKGHSPEVGTDCECWGIQAGGDTSHGEAGVYWEAGGYPGQTSAGKDTQKPSLSGARKVLGCRSGKAKDEGSLQGAGGHSFVERGYETVPEGLEDPRDWRGGLQELQGRDGQGTVGALGRMEEGSRNLQFSQDWTVGQRGTGDPGRMECEKVGPQGDTWSNLRRTGAHFGSGGKEGSTGGSQVAGRMVSSQKVDAGNHRLVTSPDLGVQGSGGTMGDMEGLGDPGAVGSKPDFWDGSERSREKGSRGGMDCKGGLGGPGWAKSRYEDGSRCSEGMGSRNGAAYHDGSGVLDATGTGLGIDCRATCETPVETEPGEWGAHRHNSGVSRGLWSGNKDQCSPVGKMSGRDASLRNGSGGLCGAQHWDIFQGQGQAGPGGEHCLDGDLENPGTVGSVGGDGVKAPGTVGSVCGDGVKAPGTVGSVGRECVKAPGTEGSVGGDGVKAPGTVGNVGDRHMEEEPGNAVRIHSWGHPGGYEGFKVLGASREGDFEDGTGVPLPMELGSLERGDRERDGERIRFLGARTSGAGSGNLDKARHPEALSPQAEVGSEGHWAHVPGNEFGYRDGLGIPEPWGTGDRIAYGDGSRGLGSERTGLDGEAVFRDGSEGLRGMGPAAGGSGAMGSGCQVDYRNDIWCSGVAGSESETGYKDDFQGHRVRELGSIAGHKNLGVSEIISLRDAASCQGGSEHSGGILSWNEADLKDGLRETGRTESKNEVGYSGSSLGPGKMRSESKMHYADGSERQGGPGPLAAPCEHESMGLGSGFGVAAEVGTSSKDEAEKGRGMVLADETRPGVGSGVTGVLNTTGSIAHRDSAMGHGKLGTPGKSCIFSGGQSIKNSLGGCELSGIPEDLGAVGSVGKSSIREWKDGSVFLGSPRNSGTPSGEGGSIDQAGAVGTPGRGGGTVGGEGGSEVAALESGNDSDFSKLGLGTTGRCRVAGQGEATPQGCGDSLKSRRRGTSSRGLSGPGQVTDNSSAPGRETKSVLGPDSGQDMGHIRAPGWEDQVQGSFGTSSSLGENYTISRQTQEEQGASKGRGYATGQEAAAECEGPCSLESRGSGYRRGRVGWTEDSSVLGRRNSAMGGDGAISIPQGPRDKLDSPLGRRDFRSVSGGIQEPGCQLATGQGDGRGSLQEWGSWEAKTGEVQGSRASKKYDGHGGKGFGGLGRGSGPCGSRYEAQFGTEVESAKRGAIERARGLGHWTSIEDRGSLGESWSEDGRPDPHRHLGSRRDTQDGRSGVCGQGQDATQIPRSRYKPGPGSSTEARGSMDHFSQGLVDTEVQLGEAAVLSCTLTSDLGPGTWFKDGVKLPACDGVVFEQDGLTHRLILTHVEGTQAGRYTFVAGRQHTEASLAVQDPPTIAPDVTETLREPLVFKAGKPVVVKIPFRSHLPVRAVWRKDGDEVVGSNRKGVHVALGDGYTRLCLPSASRKDSGLYSVTLSSEGGCVQAEFTLQVIEKPQPPQGPLEVQDRHRAGVCLRWRPPRDDGGQAIQHYVVEKRQAGRSTWLKVGEPPPDSTSFTDTSVEQGRKYAFRVRTVTSEGAGDALESEEVLVAPEALPGPPSAPDILSASSQSITLTWAAPRGPGSAHILGYLVEKRKKGSNTWMTVNEQPVAERRCTVVDLRQGCQYEFRVRAVAPSGPGEPGPPSDAVFARDPMRPPGPVRDLRVTDTSNTSITLSWTRPDTQDDDEAQGFIVELCDSDNLQWSPCHVGTVPGTTFTVKGLRPQEGYLLRVTAVNDGGHGQATCLDSIVHAMPAAVFPKFLMDSSTKDTLTVKAGDSIRVPVSFEAAPMPEVTWLKDGLPLPKRSVTTVKDGLAQLLIPAASLSDRGQYTVMLRNLQGKEATYSFSISVAACPQAPGPVSLQENVPGTVTVQWEPSPDEAQGIPLYYTVLMRSSVHGSWCEVANRVHTNRFTLLGVLPGHEYHFRVLAKNELGASKPSDTSQPWCIPRQREKFTVKAPTYREPNLSQKPRFLVGLRAHLLPQGCECRMTCAVQGSPRPHVTWFKNNQSLDRNPALYSTDMLGVCSLVIPSVSLKDSGEYKAVAENPLGQAVSRATLIVTECNS is encoded by the exons CACAGGCTCctatttctttgcttcttaccTGGACCTGCAGGAGGCAAAG TGCAGTGGCTATGGCTCCTGCGGTGTCTGTGACCGCTCCAGAACGCAGTTGGCACACTGTGGCATTCCTGCACACAGGGAGGCCATGACTGGGCTGGAGAGGGGGCCAGAAGTGGCAGCGAGTGGGCAGTTGTGGAAGAAAGCTTATCAGTTGGAGTATGGAATCTGCTCGGTCATGCTTGGTTCT GACATCAGTTT CGCTGAAGAGCAAGGAGAAGCTGGAAGTATGGCAG gaaAGACCCCTAAGAAGTCCTCCATCCCTGGCGTGAGCATCCGGCAGCTGGTGGACGAGATCCCCGAGGGCTGCAGCACACCAGATTTCAAGCAGAAACCTGTCACCTTGGCTCTCCCAGAGG GAAAGAATGCCATTTTTCGGGCGGTGGTCTGTGGGGAACCCAGGCCTGAAGTGCACTGGCAAAGCACCAAAGGGGATCTCCACAACTCCAGCAAGTACCGGATCTCCTCTGCCCCTGGAGGCGAAGAGCATGTGCTGCAG ATCAACAAGCTGACTGGAGAGGACTCGGATCTGTACCGCTGCAGAGCCGTGAATGCCTACGGAGAAGCCACGTGCTCAGTGAGGCTCACCGTCATCGAAG TGGGTTTTCGGAAGAACCGAAAAAGGCAAAAGGAACCTCAGGAGG ACCTCAAGCAAGAGCTGATAGACTTTCGGAAGATGCTGAAAAAGAG GACCCCACCTCCAGCGCCTGATAAAAAGACGGAGTCTGCGCAGGTGTGGCAGCTGCTCATGACTGCAGACCGTAAGGACTATGAGAAGATCTGTATGCAGTACGGCATCGTTGACTTCCGCGGCATGCTGCGCAAGCTGCAGGAGATGAAGAAGGAACAGGAAGACAGAATGGTACAG TATGTCCACGCCATTGCCAACTTGAGACACATCAGGGTCACCAAGGAAGGGGTCGCCACGTTTGACCTGGAGCTGGATCTCAAGGACTTTGGGAGCAAGATTTACCTGTACAAG GATGGTGAGATGATTCCCTATGGCTTCGATAACCAGACCAAGCACTGTCTGAGACGACTGGGGAAACGCTACCACTTCCAGATCCAGGACCTGCGGCCCGAGGATGCTGGCCTTTACCAGGTCATGGTGGAGGATGCTGTGGTCTTCTCCACAGAGCTAGAGGCCAGCA CCATTCCCCCAAGAGTGGTGGTCCCGTTGGCAGAGGCCCGCTGTGAGGAACAGGGTGATGCTGTCTTTGAATGTACACTCTCCAATCCGTGTCCCAATGCTGCCTGGCATTTCCAGCACCGAACACTGAGACTCAGTGACAGATATGAAATCTCTGTGTCCCCTGATGGGCTAACCCACCGGCTGGTTGTGAAGGGGGCTAGTTGCTCAGATATGGGCCTTTACTCGTTGAACACAGGACTCCACGCCTCCAGCGCCTGGCTGGTAGTTGAAG GTGGGATGGAGAAAGGCCCTCAGACCACAGATACTGACCACCACCGACTGCAAACTCCAGACGCTCTGGCCTCAGAAGCAGAAGACTCTGGGGGCATCAGCGACAAGGGAGGGCAATGCAGAGAGCTGGGCTCCCTCAAGGAGACTAGTGGGGCACAGCTCACAGCAGGCCCAGATAGGGGTGCCTTTGACAAGCAGGGCTGTTTCTCGGTGGGAGGTGAAGGATTAGCTAATTCAGCCTGGGGCCCTGGCCAGAACACAAAAGGCTTTCTGGGAAAAGACCCAGGCAGAGTCGCTTTTCCTGGGGACAGTCAGTCCCACAGAGAGGGAGACTGTGGTAGATGCCCCcctggaaggggaggggacacAGAGTCAGGTATGGGCTTTGTGGAAAGACAACAAGATCATGGCAGAAGTGACAAAGGGAATGGCAGATGGGTGACAGCGGGAGGTTGGGAGGCCGGCTCCAGTCACCCTCAGGCTGGGAGGCTTGAGAGCAACAGAGAAGGAAGCAAGCCCAGAGAGGGTTCTGGCAGTGAACTGGACAGCTATGGGCAGGGACAGCTCCGTGACCCTCACGTGGGAGCTGGGGCAGGCCAGAGGGTGTTGTGGGGATCCCACTCTGATGCTGAGGGGTTTCCACTGAAAAAGGAAGGGGCAAAAATGTGGGGTGATCATATGGATGAGATGGAAGGAAGGGGTTACCTgagcagggagagagaagcagaggcaggatggaCTAGTGGGGCCTGCCTGGGGGACGTGAGAAGCCGCAGTAGGCCAGGAAGTTCTTGCGACCCTGAGTTTCCTAGAGGAAAAGGTCACAGCCCTGAGGTAGGAACGGACTGTGAGTGCTGGGGCATTCAGGCAGGTGGAGATACTAGCCATGGAGAAGCTGGGGTGTACTGGGAGGCAGGGGGGTATCCAGGACAGACATCAGCTGGCAAGGACACCCAGAAACCATCACTATCTGGAGCCAGGAAAGTTCTGGGGTGCAGGAGTGGTAAGGCCAAGGATGAGGGCTCTTTGCAAGGGGCAGGTGGTCATAGTTTTGTGGAGAGAGGCTATGAAACTGTCCCCGAGGGTCTAGAAGATCCcagagactggagaggtggcctcCAAGAGCTCCAGGGAAGGGATGGTCAAGGCACAGTTGGAGCCTTGGGCAGGATGGAGGAAGGCTCCAGAAATCTCCAGTTTTCTCAGGACTGGACAGTGGGTCAGAGGGGCACAGGGGATCCAGGCAGAATGGAGTGTGAAAAGGTGGGTCCTCAGGGTGACACGTGGTCTAATCTCAGAAGAACTGGGGCCCACTTTGGGTCtggtgggaaggaagggagcaCGGGTGGTTCCCAAGTAGCTGGACGGATGGTGTCTAGTCAGAAGGTAGATGCCGGAAACCACAGGCTTGTTACATCTCCAGATCTGGGTGTCCAGGGCTCTGGGGGAACAATGGGAGACATGGAAGGATTAGGAGACCCAGGGGCAGTAGGATCCAAACCAGATTTCTGGGATGGGTCAGAGAGATCCAGAGAAAAGGGGTCCAGAGGAGGGATGGACTGCAAGGGGGGCTTaggtggtccagggtgggcaAAGTCTAGGTACGAGGATGGTTCCAGGTGCTCTGAAGGCATGGGTTCTAGGAATGGAGCTGCCTATCATGATGGTTCAGGTGTGCTAGATGCAACAGGAACTGGCCTTGGCATTGATTGCAGAGCTACCTGTGAGACACCTGTGGAGACAGAGCCTGGGGAATGGGGTGCTCACAGGCACAATTCTGGGGTGTCTAGGGGACTGTGGTCTGGAAACAAAGATCAGTGTAGTCCTGTAGGAAAGATGTCTGGGAGAGATGCCAGCCTCAGAAATGGCTCAGGTGGCCTCTGTGGAGCTCAGCACTGGGACATATTTCAAGGTCAGGGTCAAGCAGGCCCTGGTGGAGAACACTGCTTGGATGGTGACTTAGAGAATCCTGGGACCGTGGGATCTGTGGGTGGAGATGGCGTGAAGGCCCCTGGGACCGTGGGGTCTGTGTGTGGAGATGGTGTGAAGGCCCCTGGGACCGTGGGATCTGTGGGTAGAGAATGTGTGAAGGCCCCTGGGACAGAGGGATCTGTGGGTGGGGATGGTGTGAAGGCCCCTGGGACAGTGGGAAACGTTGGGGACAGACACATGGAAGAAGAACCAGGGAATGCTGTAAGAATACATTCTTGGGGTCACCCTGGAGGTTATGAGGGCTTCAAAGTCCTGGGGGCATCTAGAGAAGGAGATTTTGAAGATGGCACTGGGGTTCCATTACCTATGGAACTAGGATCtctggagagaggagacagggaaagagatggggaaaggatcAGGTTCCTTGGTGCCAGGACCTCTGGAGCTGGGTCTGGGAATTTGGACAAAGCCAGGCACCCTGAGGCACTATCTCCTCAGGCTGAGGTTGGCTCTGAAGGCCACTGGGCTCACGTGCCTGGCAATGAATTTGGTTACAGGGATGGATTGGGAATTCCAGAACCTTGGGGGACTGGGGACAGAATAGCTTATGGAGATGGGTCAAGGGGTCTTGGTTCTGAGAGAACAGG GCTAGATGGTGAAGCAGTatttagagatggctcagaaggccTCAGAGGAATGGGACCAGCAGCTGGGGGCTCTGGGGCCATGGGATCAGGGTGCCAGGTAGATTATAGGAATGATATTTGGTGTTCTGGAGTTGCGGGGTCAGAGAGTGAGACAGGTTATAAGGATGACTTCCAGGGTCATAGGGTCAGGGAACTCGGGAGTATAGCAGGTCACAAAAATTTAGGAGtttctgaaattatttcattaaggGACGCGGCCAGTTGTCAAGGTGGTTCAGAACATTCTGGAGGGATTTTGTCATGGAATGAAGCAGATTTAAAGGATGGTTTGAGGGAAACAGGAAGAACGGAATCCAAGAATGAGGTTGGCTATAGCGGAAGCTCATTGGGGCCTGGGAAGAtgagatcagagagtaaaatgcACTATGCAGATGGTTCAGAAAGGCAGGGAGGACCAGGGCCACTGGCTGCACCCTGCGAACATGAATCCATGGGTCTTGGGTCAGGATTCGGGGTAGCAGCAGAGGTAGGCACAAGCTCCAAGGATGAAGCAGAAAAGGGCAGAGGGATGGTGCTTGCAGATGAGACAAGGCCTGGGGTAGGCTCTGGGGTGACTGGGGTACTGAATACTACAGGTAGCATCGCACACAGGGACAGTGCTATGGGCCATGGGAAGCTGGGGACACCAGGGAAGTCATGTATCTTTTCAGGTGGGCAGAGTATCAAGAACAGTCTTGGGGGCTGTGAACTCTCAGGAATCCCTGAAGACTTGGGTGCTGTTGGTTCTGTGGGGAAATCAAGTATCAGGGAATGGAAAGATGGTTCTGTGTTTCTGGGATCTCCTAGAAATAGTGGGACTCCCAGTGGGGAGGGAGGATCTATAGACCAAGCAGGAGCTGTGGGGACTCCTGGGAGAGGTGGAGGGACAGTGGGGGGTGAGGGTGGGTCTGAGGTAGCTGCTCTGGAGTCAGGAAATGATTCAGACTTCAGTAAATTAGGCTTGGGGACAACAGGCAGGTGTAGAGTTGCTGGCCAGGGGGAAGCAACACCTCAGGGATGTGGAGACTCCCTgaaaagcaggaggaggggaaccAGTTCTCGGGGCTTGTCAGGGCCAGGTCAGGTGACAGACAACAGCTCTGCTCCTGGGAGAGAGACCAAGTCAGTGTTGGGACCTGACAGTGGGCAAGATATGGGCCACATTCGGGCTCCAGGCTGGGAAGACCAGGTTCAAGGCAGCTTCGGGACTTCTAGCTCACTGGGGGAGAACTACACCATTTCCAGGCAAACACAGGAGGAACAAGGAGCCTCTAAGGGCAGGGGATACGCAACAGGCCAGGAGGCTGCTGCTGAATGTGAAGGTCCGTGCTCTTTGGAGAGCAGAGGCTCGGGTTATAGAAGGGGCAGGGTTGGTTGGACAGAGGACTCAAGTGTCCTAGGCAGAAGGAATTCTGCTATGGGTGGAGATGGTGCCATTTCAATACCCCAGGGGCCCCGGGATAAACTGGATAGTCCACTAGGCAGAAGGGACTTCAGAAGTGTATCAGGAGGAATCCAGGAACCAGGTTGTCAGCTAGCTACAGGACAGGGAGATGGACGAGGGTCCCTCCAGGAGTGGGGGTCCTGGGAGGCTAAGACTGGCGAAGTCCAAGGATCCAGGGCCTCAAAGAAGTATGACGGGCATGGGGGGAAAGGCTTTGGTGGGTTAGGCAGGGGGTCTGGTCCCTGCGGAAGCAGGTATGAAGCACAGTTTGGAACTGAAGTTGAATCAGCCAAGAGAGGGGCTATAGAGAGGGCCAGAGGCCTGGGGCATTGGACTAGCATTGAGGACAGAGGGTCTCTGGGAGAATCTTGGAGTGAAGATGGGAGGCCAGACCCCCACAGGCATCTTGGCAGCAGGAGAGATACTCAAGACGGCAGGTCGGGTGTCTGTGGGCAGGGACAAGACGCTACCCAGATCCCCAGATCCAGATACAAGCCTGGCCCTGGCTCTTCTACAGAGGCCCGAG GCTCCATGGACCACTTCTCTCAGGGTCTGGTTGATACGGAGGTGCAGCTGGGGGAAGCTGCTGTACTTTCCTGTACCCTCACCAGTGACCTGGGACCTGGCACCTGGTTCAAGGATGGAGTCAAG ctccctgcctgcGATGGGGTCGTGTTTGAACAAGATGGGCTCACACACAGGCTGATCCTCACCCACGTGGAGGGGACCCAGGCTGGGAGATACACTTTTGTGGCCGGCAGACAGCacactgaggccagcctggctgtgCAGG atCCCCCCACCATTGCTCCCGATGtgacagagacactgagagagcCCCTGGTGTTCAAGGCTGGGAAGCCAGTGGTTGTGAAGATTCCCTTCCGGAGCCACCTCCCTGTTCGGGCTGTGTGGAGAAAGGATGGGGACGAGGTGGTGGGCAGCAACCGCAAGGGCGTCCATGTGGCTCTGGGGGATGGCTACACGCGACTGTGCCTCCCCAGCGCGAGCCGGAAGGACAGTGGTCTGTACAGCGTGACACTGAGCAGCGAGGGAGGCTGCGTGCAGGCTGAGTTCACCCTGCAAGTTATAG AAAAGCCTCAGCCCCCGCAGGGACCCCTGGAGGTACAGGATCGCCACAGAGCAGGCGTCTGTCTCCGCTGGCGGCCCCCAAGGGATGATGGGGGCCAGGCCATACAACACTACGTGGTGGAGAAGCGACAGGCTGGAAGGAGCACTTGGCTGAAGGTGGGCGAACCCCCACCGGACAGTACCAGCTTCACCGACACCAGCGTGGAGCAGGGCAGGAAGTATGCCTTCCGTGTACGGACTGTGACCTCAGAAGGAGCCGGGGATGCCCTGGAGTCTGAGGAGGTGTTGGTGGCTCCTGAGG CTCTCCCAGGGCCCCCGTCTGCCCCAGACATCTTGTCGGCCTCCAGCCAGAGTATCACTCTAACGTGGGCGGCCCCGCGGGGCCCTGGCAGTGCCCACATCTTGGGCTATCTGGTTGAGAAACGCAAGAAGGGGAGCAACACCTGGATGACCGTGAACGAGCAGCCTGTGGCAG AAAGGAGGTGCACCGTGGTGGATCTGCGGCAGGGCTGCCAGTATGAGTTCCGGGTTAGGGCTGTGGCTCCCTCAGGCCCCGGAGAGCCTGGGCCTCCGTCGGATGCTGTGTTTGCGCGAGATCCCATGA GACCTCCAGGGCCTGTTCGGGATCTCCGGGTTACAGACACGTCTAACACCAGCATCACCCTGAGCTGGACGAGACCAGACACCCAGGATGATGATGAAGCCCAGGGGTTTATCGTGGAGTTGTGTGACTCAGACAACCTTCAGTGGAGCCCATGCCATGTGGGCACTGTGCCAGGCACCACCTTTACAGTCAAGGGGCTACGGCCCCAAGAAGGCTACTTACTGCGGGTGACGGCAGTTAATGATGGGGGCCACGGGCAAGCCACTTGCCTGGACTCAATCGTTCACGCCATGCCTGCTGCTG TCTTTCCCAAGTTCCTCATGGACTCCAGTACAAAGGATACACTGACCGTCAAAGCTGGGGACAGCATTCGAGTTCCTGTCTCCTTTGAA GCTGCCCCCATGCCTGAGGTGACCTGGCTGAAGGATGGCTTACCCTTGCCCAAAAGAAGCGTGACCACCGTGAAGGATGGCCTTGCCCAACTTCTGATTCCTGCAGCTAGCCTCTCGGACCGTGGCCAATACACTGTGATGCTCAGAAACCTACAGGGGAAGGAGGCCACCTACAGCTTCTCCATCAGTGTGGCAG caTGCCCACAGGCACCGGGACCCGTCTCCCTGCAGGAGAATGTGCCCGGGACAGTGACGGTCCAATGGGAACCCTCTCCAGATGAGGCTCAGGGCATCCCCTTGTACTATACAGTGCTGATGCGCTCCTCGGTTCACGGATCCTGGTGTGAGGTGGCCAACCGTGTCCACACCAACCGCTTCACCCTTCTGGGGGTCCTCCCTGGCCATGAGTACCACTTCCGGGTGCTGGCCAAGAATGAACTGGGGGCCAGCAAACCTTCAGACACCAGTCAACCCTGGTGTATCCCCAGGCAGAGAG AGAAGTTCACAGTGAAGGCTCCAACGTACCGGGAACCCAACCTGAGCCAGAAGCCCCGCTTCCTGGTGGGTCTGCGGGCTCACCTGCTGCCCCAGGGCTGTGAGTGCCGTATGACCTGCGCTGTGCAGGGCTCACCGCGGCCCCATGTCACCTGGTTCAAGAACAACCAAAGCTTGGACAGAAACCCCGCGCTGTACAGCACTGACATGCTGGGTGTGTGCTCCCTCGTTATCCCCAGTGTGTCCCTTAAGGACAGTGGCGAGTACAAGGCTGTGGCCGAGAACCCACTGGGTCAGGCTGTCAGCAGAGCCACCCTCATTGTGACAG AATGCAACTCCTAG